The Archocentrus centrarchus isolate MPI-CPG fArcCen1 chromosome 24, fArcCen1, whole genome shotgun sequence DNA segment GTAAGGTGGCACATTTTGCTGGCTGACTGGCCAGGTTGCACCCCAGGTGTGTGTGGCTGCGCAGTCGTAGCAGAGAGGTTTTCTGGACAAGGATCTGGGGCAAAACAGTGCATCAGAAACAGTTTAATAAACTGCTTTTTTGGATATATTTTTGAGAAATATTGCAGACAATGAAGTTTATATAACAccagaaatattaaaaagtcCAGTTGTTCTTGAATGCGTCATTgcttggcttttattttgagcaCAGCTGGGATTCTCAGTGATTCCCGGTTGGCTTTTCCCATGCTGCATCACATAATTGGGCCTTATTCACTGTTTACCACATGGGCCACTTTAAGGCGAAATCCAGACTACACATTGTGAATTGCATGAAATCATTGATTTGAGATATTTGGACTatatttgctattttatcatTTGAGGCTCGCATCAGTTTTCCCAGGCCAGAAGAAGGCCGTCAATGCCAGATATTTGCCAGAAGAGGCCCATCAGCATCCCATTTGAGCTGAGATCTCAGGAGGTTTGCGGGGCTATTCTTTCTCATCTTATGGTGCTTTGATTGTTGGGAACAGcgactcagcagcagcacttgCAGCTTTGGTTTCTGGTGTCCTGCTCACATTTCtaaccacagaaacaaaaaatcaaGACCTTTGTTAtttaaaagatcaaataaaagTTGTTTGTATGCATGGATGCATGCCTAAAGTTTGTCCTTTGGATTTTTGTCTGGCCCAAAGAAGCTgcccactgagaatactgtttTTATTCCCTAAAAGCAGCATTCACACAATTAGAGTGTGATTTGGAACAAAGACACTAGCTGTAAAACAATGAATACATGATTTTAAGtctgaaatctgtttttttttcttttcttttcttttcagaacaAGGAACTTTTGTACCAAAAACTGAAAGGAGGGCCGAAGAGAAGAAAACGGGTATAATATTTCTTGGTTGTCtttttgcttttcctgtgtGGGATTATGTCTGGGAAACCACAACACCGAGCGCTCTGCACCGAGTTTAACCTCTGGTGGGAGTTAGGCCAAGAATCCCACTTTGAATTTCTGTTGTATTTGATCAGATGTAAGTGCCTCATGGACATGTTTCTAGTATGTGTACAAACAGTTTTATGTCTCTGTCCACAGAGTGTCAACCCATATTTATTGGGCCAGAGGCTGGACAATGTGGTCGCCAAAAAATCTGTTCCTCACTtctctgaggaagaggaggaagatgcaCCGTCTGTCCCTGCTGCCAGCAAATCCACAACCTAAACTCCTGCAATACTCACTGCAATATTACAGCATACTGTTGGATAAAAGCTTTTGACAATGCACATTTAAGGTTAAGAACTCTGACGCTCCCAAATCAAACCGGAAGTTAACTTAACTTGAAGAGAAAATATGATTCCCCTAAAGCAAGTCAAACAGTCTCTTAGCAGATCTCGCTCCCAAGTGAGATACAGAAATGGACAAAGATCAACTTGCAGTCATATCTGTTAATCTGTACATATTGAAATACTTAAGATCTGGGCTCTCAGTTCACTTACACCAACTGTTCACTTTTGCTATTTTTAAGAGATCTAAAATACTATCACATTCCCAGAGAGTTCATTCAAAATCAgcctaaaatattaaaatatgtgttGTTGAATACTCATCTGACAGTGTGCAGTATATCTACACCTGTATCATAACAATACGTTGTATAAAGATATATTGATCTGTAAGAATGTTTCATCGGAAAGTTTTTCTCGGATGTACAGAAATTGGTTTAACAGGTTCTTTTGTATGTGACAAATTAATTACTTTGCTGTCTTGTATAAGtgtatttctattttaaatCCAATACTTAAAAGTAATTATAGTAAAAGCCTTGCATTGTCATGCAAGGGAAGATGGTGAAATACTTCACTGTAGCATGGTCAATATTTATTCACTTTTCTGCAGTTATGAGTCTCCTCTGGCGCCTCTGGGTTACTTTATCTTGTCTAAAtggttgtgttctgtttttgttctgttcagtCAAATAAACGGTTTATCTGCATTAACAAAGTTTGGAGGATGATTTTTATTTGCATTCAGAGGCAGGATAGAGAGGATATGAGTTTGGGGGCGGAGAAACTCCAAATTGGACATCTCCACATTGTGTAATCCATAAAACCACAGCTGAGAACGCTGAACGTCCAGAAGACACTCGTGCGGACAGGACAAAGTTTTCGTgcgaggattttttttttttaaccaaagatCAACAGGTAGCTCGACTTAACAGATTTTGCTTCTGACTGGCGCATAAAAATATTCACTGATGTGATGGTTAAAGCGTGCGTAAGAGCTGTGCGTAAATTCCTTTCCATCGATAACTTTCCCgtttttctttcagcttcaATGATGCAGACGCATTCAGCGCAGAGCTTTGCAGTAGTTTTGGCACTGCTGCTCACCCCGCTGAAGAGTACGAACGCTGAGACCTTTCAAAGCGCTTTTCCTCAGCCAAACAAACAGAGCCCGAATGAATCGGCGACATGCATACAGCCCCCCATTATTGGATTAATTTCTCGCGGTACGGGACCCGTAACCTCAACATACGAAGTGCCGGAGTCCAGCCAGGAAGCGCTGCACGTCACGGAGCGTCGGTACTTGCGGCTGGACTGGTGTAAGACGCAGCCGCTCAAGCAGACCATACAGGAGGAGGGCTGCTTGCGCCGCAGCATCATCAACAGGTTTTGCTACGgacagtgcaactccttctaCATCCCGAGGAACAAGTACGAGGACGGGAACGCCTTTCGCTCCTGCTCGGCCTGCAAACCCAAAACCTTCAGCACTGTCACATACACCCTCTTGTGTCCGGGACAGACGCCCAGCACGAGGAGGAAACGAATCCAGCGCGTAAAGCTGTGCCGCTGTACTACTATTGATATGGATTAGCCACGAACTAATACATGCTGGCCAGTAATATTGTCTTCTGTGAAAAATATAGAAGGGGGAGTACTTAAAAGGCACGTGAGTGGGAACTGAAAAGTAAGGAACATGCTTGGGAGAGACGTTCAACAGTTCACCACTAAATCTGCTGACAGACAGAACACAATGCAAAGTCGAAGATTCAGGTGTCACGTTCAGAATAAGGTGATAGTTTGACCCGCAATTACAACTTTAGCACAGTGACCAAACATCTGCTAATTATCAGTCACTGCTTGCAGTTTTGTGAGTGAAATTCGTAGACTTGGACGTGCAGATATGAAGGTTTAGGGTGATGTTGAGAGGCAGGATGATTTGCAACAATCCATAATGACACATTTGTTGCAAACTTGCAAGTCAAGCCAATGGATGTGCAAAAACATAAGAGGACTTCAGAGGTTGCATTGTTTCCACTGTGTGGGACATGAAGCTGAAGGTTTTTAGTGACATACACATTTATACCTGCACTGCTAAAAGCCACTTGATTTTATGGCTGCGTATAATTTGTGTATCATCTGTTGTAATGGcacctgtaaataaaacagcattcgagctataacatcacagttttcTATGatcagttattttatttgtggaaaaatattgtaaaagatttgattttacattttagaTTCAATGCAAAAATGTATCTGTCTATACATAGTTGAAGCTATTACTGTCTAAATATTGCAccgtttttaatatttaaaatttagatACATATTTAAGGTGTCAAgttattttacataaatatttCACTTGACAAATATAAGTACCCAAATAAACTCTGCAAGCTCCAGTTTTTCTTGTATTCTTCAAAGGTTATGCACATTTGGTATCCTTGTTCACATCCCGTTGGATCCAGCTTTGTGAGGATGGTTGTGCAACGGTTAGAATGATCTGGattttttggtttctttaagTTGAAGGCATGCTGGCTTCTTTCTGACGCAATCGCTCTTTCTGTTGGGAACAAATTTTGACTGGATTTAAACGAGAAGAAAAACCTTCTAGTAACTTAATAAAAGCAGCAGTGTTTAAAGGTAACTTTAAACACTTTTAAAGAGAATTCCTGAATTTGTATGATTTTATCTGTATATAACATTTAAGGCCTAAATCCACAAATGCCAACTGAGGCTAATTTCTTTGCTTCTTCAGTAAATTTGATTCCAGTCTTA contains these protein-coding regions:
- the grem1a gene encoding gremlin-1a yields the protein MMQTHSAQSFAVVLALLLTPLKSTNAETFQSAFPQPNKQSPNESATCIQPPIIGLISRGTGPVTSTYEVPESSQEALHVTERRYLRLDWCKTQPLKQTIQEEGCLRRSIINRFCYGQCNSFYIPRNKYEDGNAFRSCSACKPKTFSTVTYTLLCPGQTPSTRRKRIQRVKLCRCTTIDMD